In the genome of Desulfurellaceae bacterium, one region contains:
- a CDS encoding histidine phosphatase family protein — MERRRIYLMRHGETLYQRVANEGAIGNGALTERGREQIATAALLFRAVRLDRIYSSPLSRSHETARIIADETGLEVSLEPDLAEITPSEELTAGQDLTDIFRAVQRFFTSPTTGWDEPYLGGESFRQVRERTERFLRGVLAQADWRTLLAVAHGGSNNALLASVLGITDGRVFNIEQDFGCINIIDFVDDRPMLRLANFTLYDQLKVKLWDHSLDIILNLLHERGVIQKDRLP, encoded by the coding sequence ATGGAACGCCGCCGAATCTATCTCATGCGCCACGGGGAAACCCTGTACCAGCGGGTCGCCAACGAGGGAGCGATCGGCAACGGGGCGCTGACCGAGCGCGGCCGGGAACAAATCGCCACCGCCGCCCTGCTGTTTCGCGCCGTCCGGCTCGACCGCATCTACTCCAGCCCGCTGTCACGTTCCCACGAAACGGCCCGGATCATTGCCGACGAGACGGGCCTGGAGGTCAGCCTGGAGCCTGACTTGGCGGAGATCACACCGAGCGAGGAGCTGACCGCCGGCCAGGATCTGACCGACATTTTTCGCGCCGTTCAGCGTTTCTTTACCAGTCCGACCACCGGCTGGGACGAGCCGTATCTGGGCGGCGAGAGTTTCCGTCAGGTCCGGGAACGCACGGAGCGGTTTCTGCGCGGCGTCCTCGCCCAAGCCGACTGGCGGACGCTGTTGGCCGTCGCCCACGGCGGCAGCAATAATGCCCTGCTGGCCTCTGTGCTGGGCATCACCGACGGGCGCGTGTTCAACATCGAGCAAGACTTTGGCTGCATCAACATCATTGACTTTGTCGATGACCGGCCCATGCTGCGGCTGGCCAACTTCACCCTGTACGACCAGCTCAAGGTCAAGCTGTGGGACCACAGCCTCGATATCATCCTCAATCTCCTCCACGAGCGGGGGGTGATCCAGAAAGACCGTCTGCCATAA